A single region of the Gossypium arboreum isolate Shixiya-1 chromosome 12, ASM2569848v2, whole genome shotgun sequence genome encodes:
- the LOC108477518 gene encoding uncharacterized protein LOC108477518: MAPYEALYGLKCHTSLCWTELGERHVLGPELVSETEDKVSPCKKVLRFGRKGKLSPSFIGPYRILKRVRPVAYQLELPPELDRIHYVFYVLMLRRYHSDPTHIVLVKEIEGRPDLTIEEELVQILDHGVKVLRRKSIPLVKVLWRNHNTEEATRELEDSMRQYYPHLF, translated from the exons atggcaccttacgaggctctttATGGTCTTAAGTGTCACACTTccctatgttggactgagttaggtgaACGACatgttttgggtcctgagttggtctCTGAGACAGAGGATAAG GTCTCTCCATGCAAGAAGGTTctgagatttggtcgtaagggaaaGTTGAGCCCTagttttattgggccttaccgaattctGAAGCGAGTGCGACCagttgcttatcagttggagctacctccagagctAGACCGCATTCATTATGTGTTTTACGTCTTGATGTTGAGGCGCTATCACTCTGATCCTACTCATATTGTCCTTGTTAAAGAGATCGAGGGTAGGCCAGACTTGACCATAGAGGAGGAGCTAGTTCAGATTTTGGATCACGGTGTTAAGGTTTTGAGAAGGAAATCCATTCCATTGGTAAAGGTCCTGTGGAGAAATCATAACACTGAGGAGGCTACGAGGGAACTGGAGGATTCGATGCGTCAATATTATCCTCATCTGTTCTAA